In Neokomagataea tanensis, one genomic interval encodes:
- a CDS encoding Nramp family divalent metal transporter encodes MPRPEFLSNQNTTSSLKSILASVPVPDKNRSWLRRFLAFAGPGYMIAVGYMDPGNWATDLQGGASAGYKLLSVIGLSSLIAMLLQALAARLGIVTGKDLAQMCRAFFPPIINIPLWLGCELAIIACDLAEVIGTAVALKLLFGLSLVTGSLLSIGDALVILFLMKRGFRYLEAFVIGLLTIIAICFGIQIIAAKPLFSGVIQGFVPHLDIITTPDLLYIAIGIVGATVMPHNLYLHSSIVQTRAFEQNPTGKREALRWASWDSCIALFLALFINAAILIVAAAAFHTTGHQDVAEIEDAFRLLSPLLGLGLASTLFAVALLAAGTNSTVTGTLAGQIVMEGFLQLRLPHWARRLLTRLLAVTPVIAVTILFGDSAVGRLLLFSQVVLSLQLPMAVIPLVLFVSRKSVMGEFVISKNTQVISWIVAAVLTILNIKLIYDFCV; translated from the coding sequence ATGCCGAGACCTGAATTTCTAAGCAATCAAAACACTACATCCAGCCTAAAAAGCATTCTGGCCAGCGTACCTGTTCCAGATAAAAATCGTTCTTGGTTACGACGATTCCTCGCCTTTGCAGGGCCTGGTTATATGATAGCAGTCGGCTACATGGATCCAGGCAATTGGGCCACTGATCTTCAGGGCGGCGCTTCTGCTGGCTACAAGCTGCTTTCGGTCATCGGGTTATCCAGCCTCATTGCAATGCTTTTACAAGCCCTAGCGGCCCGGCTTGGGATTGTAACCGGCAAAGATCTAGCTCAAATGTGCCGGGCATTTTTCCCGCCTATCATCAACATTCCACTTTGGCTTGGATGCGAATTGGCAATCATAGCCTGCGATTTGGCAGAGGTTATCGGAACAGCTGTCGCTCTCAAGCTTCTCTTTGGCCTCTCTCTGGTGACAGGCTCCCTCCTTTCTATTGGTGATGCACTTGTTATTCTCTTTTTAATGAAAAGAGGGTTCCGCTACCTTGAGGCATTCGTCATAGGCCTTTTAACGATTATTGCGATTTGTTTTGGCATTCAGATTATTGCTGCAAAACCTCTTTTTTCTGGAGTTATTCAAGGCTTCGTTCCACATTTAGATATTATAACAACACCAGACCTTCTCTATATTGCCATCGGCATCGTCGGGGCCACGGTTATGCCCCACAACCTGTACCTTCACTCATCAATTGTTCAAACGCGCGCATTTGAGCAAAATCCGACAGGAAAAAGAGAGGCTTTGCGATGGGCTTCATGGGATAGCTGCATTGCACTATTTTTGGCGTTATTCATTAATGCTGCGATTTTGATTGTTGCTGCAGCTGCTTTCCATACGACGGGCCACCAAGATGTCGCTGAGATAGAGGATGCTTTTCGTCTTCTGTCGCCGCTTCTAGGGCTGGGTCTCGCCTCCACATTATTTGCAGTTGCCCTACTTGCAGCGGGTACAAACTCGACCGTCACTGGCACTCTGGCCGGTCAAATTGTCATGGAAGGGTTTTTACAGCTTCGCCTCCCCCACTGGGCCCGTCGTCTTCTGACCAGGCTTCTGGCCGTAACTCCTGTGATAGCGGTCACAATACTTTTTGGGGACAGTGCTGTCGGTCGTCTACTTTTATTCAGCCAAGTTGTTTTATCCCTCCAACTCCCAATGGCTGTAATACCTCTTGTGTTGTTCGTATCTCGCAAGAGCGTAATGGGAGAGTTCGTAATTTCCAAAAATACTCAAGTAATATCTTGGATTGTAGCCGCGGTATTAACTATCTTAAATATAAAATTAATATACGATTTTTGCGTTTGA
- a CDS encoding LysR substrate-binding domain-containing protein, protein MNINLLDFFMKISNEKSIREISRIHDMSSTAVIRKIDQLEHYFRVKIFDRDNGIRLTENGELLQKNIPLILKNISNVHTMLAELRNPNQGKVVIYAGGSVVVDLLSPALCSVQKKYPNIEFEIVITSSSNITKAVVDGTADIGITIFAPETNSRLVHACHQVRHVVFVCPSHPFASREHVSFTDIIKERLAIPDQEFSIRRRLDVIAKYLNIQLKPVFTTSSLEMQRDLAVRNLALLILPEFCFSYECNAEILKKISILDGEDLNTDLEIIINKGRTLTFAARVVLSEIEASVSRLLSGPKSVTG, encoded by the coding sequence ATGAATATTAACTTACTAGATTTCTTTATGAAGATATCAAATGAAAAATCTATACGGGAAATATCCCGAATACATGATATGAGCTCTACTGCTGTAATCAGAAAAATTGACCAGTTAGAACATTATTTCCGTGTAAAAATATTTGATCGCGATAATGGGATCAGATTAACCGAAAACGGTGAGCTACTACAAAAAAACATACCTCTCATTTTGAAAAATATCAGCAACGTTCATACTATGCTGGCTGAACTCCGCAATCCTAACCAAGGTAAAGTCGTAATCTACGCAGGTGGATCCGTTGTCGTAGATTTACTTTCGCCTGCACTTTGTTCTGTCCAAAAGAAATACCCAAACATAGAATTTGAAATCGTCATTACGTCTTCGTCAAATATCACAAAAGCCGTTGTTGATGGTACGGCTGACATAGGCATTACGATTTTTGCTCCCGAAACTAACTCACGCTTAGTCCATGCTTGCCATCAAGTGCGCCATGTAGTGTTTGTATGCCCCAGCCACCCTTTTGCCTCCCGAGAACATGTTTCATTCACAGACATTATAAAAGAACGCCTCGCTATACCCGATCAGGAATTTTCTATTCGTCGAAGGCTTGATGTCATTGCAAAATACCTCAATATTCAACTTAAACCTGTATTCACGACCTCTTCTTTGGAAATGCAAAGAGATTTAGCCGTTAGAAACCTGGCGCTCTTAATTCTTCCAGAGTTTTGCTTTTCTTATGAATGCAATGCCGAAATATTGAAAAAAATTTCTATATTGGATGGCGAAGACTTAAACACAGACCTTGAAATCATTATTAACAAAGGTCGAACTCTGACTTTCGCCGCAAGGGTTGTTTTGTCTGAAATAGAAGCTAGTGTGTCCCGCCTTTTGTCTGGTCCAAAATCCGTGACAGGGTGA